One stretch of Salarias fasciatus chromosome 19, fSalaFa1.1, whole genome shotgun sequence DNA includes these proteins:
- the LOC115406575 gene encoding sex comb on midleg-like protein 4 isoform X3, with translation MLQMSVPAATAQKSDSNGNSEMQSAAVAPSFIPSQSGKIPGRKRGRPPLRNVAKMDFPNRYPESLPPLKVPKKRGRKPGFKLKPRMVMTPLAISPPSSTPEPDMSSIPQDAATIPHSATPQVLTVCIYINKQANTGPNLDRKKIQQLPDHFGPDRPSVVLQQAVQGCIDSAFQQKTVFTLLTQGYGGEKISATFDGKQHLLSLPVVNSIDYVLRFLKKLCRSLHCENLFSDQPITQHSGGSYQSDAETSMAEDYHLDQSDGKRYSVDPGDSAFNSISSSYSPKSSYGFRSSQQFSNGSASMNMCRQSSTSPSTFPESNRTGYNGSSESQESKAPPNKDPATWSVEDVVWFIRDADPQALGPHADVFRKHEIDGNALLLLKSDMIMKYLGLKLGPALKLCYHIDKLKQTKF, from the exons ATG CTCCAAATGAGTGTACCTGCAGCGACGGCTCAGAAATCAGACAGCAACGGCAACAGTGAGATGCAATCGGCTGCAGTGGCTCCCTCTTTCATCCCCAGCCAGTCGGGGAAAATACCAggcaggaagagagggagaccTCCGCTCCGCAATGTCGCCAAGATGGATTTTCCCAACCGTTACCCTGAATCGCTCCCTCCGCTCAAAGTGCCAAAGAAAAGGGGGAGAAAGCCGGGCTTCAAG CTCAAACCCAGAATGGTGATGACTCCGTTAGCTATTtctccacccagcagcacccCTGAACCCGACATGAGCTCCATACCTCAGGACGCTGCCACCATCCCCCACTCCGCTACGCCCCAGGTGCTCACAG TCTGTATCTACATCAATAAGCAGGCCAACACCGGGCCCAATCTGGACCGGAAGAAGATCCAGCAGCTCCCGGACCACTTCGGACCCGACCGGCCCTCGGTGGTGCTCCAGCAGGCCGTCCAGGGCTGCATCGACAGCGCATTCCAGCAGAAAACCGTGTTCACGCTCCTCACGCAAGGCTACGGGGGAGAAAAAATTTCAG ccacaTTTGATGGGAAGCAGCATCTCCTGAGCCTCCCCGTGGTGAACAGCATCGACTATGTGCTCCGCTTTCTGAAGAAGCTCTGTCGCAGCTTGCACTGTGAAAACCTCTTCAGCGATCAGCCCATTACCCAGCACAGTGGTGGCTCCTATCAGTCAGATG cggAGACGTCGATGGCGGAGGACTACCACTTAGACCAGTCCGACGGGAAGCGCTACTCCGTGGACCCCGGCGATTCGGCCTTCAACTCCATCAGCTCGTCCTACTCGCCAAAGTCCTCGTACGGGTTCCGCTCGTCGCAGCAGTTCTCCAACGGCTCCGCCTCCATGAACATGTGCAGGCAGTCCTCCACCAGCCCCAGCACGTTCCCGGAGAGCAACCGGACAG GCTACAATGGATCTTCAGAGTCCCAGGAGTCGAAGGCCCCTCCCAACAAGGACCCGGCCACCTGGTCCGTGGAAGACGTGGTGTGGTTCATCCGAGACGCAGACCCGCAGGCGCTCGGTCCTCACGCAGACGTCTTCAGGAAACAT GAAATAGACGGAAACGCTTTGTTGCTCCTAAAGAGCGACATGATCATGAAGTACCTCGGACTGAAGCTTGGGCCGGCCTTGAAGCTTTGCTACCACATCGACAAACTAAAGCAGACCAAGTTCTGA
- the LOC115406575 gene encoding sex comb on midleg-like protein 4 isoform X1 has product MLQMSVPAATAQKSDSNGNSEMQSAAVAPSFIPSQSGKIPGRKRGRPPLRNVAKMDFPNRYPESLPPLKVPKKRGRKPGFKLKPRMVMTPLAISPPSSTPEPDMSSIPQDAATIPHSATPQVLTVCIYINKQANTGPNLDRKKIQQLPDHFGPDRPSVVLQQAVQGCIDSAFQQKTVFTLLTQGYGGEKISGVVQRPRSATFDGKQHLLSLPVVNSIDYVLRFLKKLCRSLHCENLFSDQPITQHSGGSYQSDAETSMAEDYHLDQSDGKRYSVDPGDSAFNSISSSYSPKSSYGFRSSQQFSNGSASMNMCRQSSTSPSTFPESNRTGYNGSSESQESKAPPNKDPATWSVEDVVWFIRDADPQALGPHADVFRKHEIDGNALLLLKSDMIMKYLGLKLGPALKLCYHIDKLKQTKF; this is encoded by the exons ATG CTCCAAATGAGTGTACCTGCAGCGACGGCTCAGAAATCAGACAGCAACGGCAACAGTGAGATGCAATCGGCTGCAGTGGCTCCCTCTTTCATCCCCAGCCAGTCGGGGAAAATACCAggcaggaagagagggagaccTCCGCTCCGCAATGTCGCCAAGATGGATTTTCCCAACCGTTACCCTGAATCGCTCCCTCCGCTCAAAGTGCCAAAGAAAAGGGGGAGAAAGCCGGGCTTCAAG CTCAAACCCAGAATGGTGATGACTCCGTTAGCTATTtctccacccagcagcacccCTGAACCCGACATGAGCTCCATACCTCAGGACGCTGCCACCATCCCCCACTCCGCTACGCCCCAGGTGCTCACAG TCTGTATCTACATCAATAAGCAGGCCAACACCGGGCCCAATCTGGACCGGAAGAAGATCCAGCAGCTCCCGGACCACTTCGGACCCGACCGGCCCTCGGTGGTGCTCCAGCAGGCCGTCCAGGGCTGCATCGACAGCGCATTCCAGCAGAAAACCGTGTTCACGCTCCTCACGCAAGGCTACGGGGGAGAAAAAATTTCAGGTGTTGTACAAAGACCTCGCTCAG ccacaTTTGATGGGAAGCAGCATCTCCTGAGCCTCCCCGTGGTGAACAGCATCGACTATGTGCTCCGCTTTCTGAAGAAGCTCTGTCGCAGCTTGCACTGTGAAAACCTCTTCAGCGATCAGCCCATTACCCAGCACAGTGGTGGCTCCTATCAGTCAGATG cggAGACGTCGATGGCGGAGGACTACCACTTAGACCAGTCCGACGGGAAGCGCTACTCCGTGGACCCCGGCGATTCGGCCTTCAACTCCATCAGCTCGTCCTACTCGCCAAAGTCCTCGTACGGGTTCCGCTCGTCGCAGCAGTTCTCCAACGGCTCCGCCTCCATGAACATGTGCAGGCAGTCCTCCACCAGCCCCAGCACGTTCCCGGAGAGCAACCGGACAG GCTACAATGGATCTTCAGAGTCCCAGGAGTCGAAGGCCCCTCCCAACAAGGACCCGGCCACCTGGTCCGTGGAAGACGTGGTGTGGTTCATCCGAGACGCAGACCCGCAGGCGCTCGGTCCTCACGCAGACGTCTTCAGGAAACAT GAAATAGACGGAAACGCTTTGTTGCTCCTAAAGAGCGACATGATCATGAAGTACCTCGGACTGAAGCTTGGGCCGGCCTTGAAGCTTTGCTACCACATCGACAAACTAAAGCAGACCAAGTTCTGA
- the LOC115406575 gene encoding sex comb on midleg-like protein 4 isoform X2, with protein sequence MSVPAATAQKSDSNGNSEMQSAAVAPSFIPSQSGKIPGRKRGRPPLRNVAKMDFPNRYPESLPPLKVPKKRGRKPGFKLKPRMVMTPLAISPPSSTPEPDMSSIPQDAATIPHSATPQVLTVCIYINKQANTGPNLDRKKIQQLPDHFGPDRPSVVLQQAVQGCIDSAFQQKTVFTLLTQGYGGEKISGVVQRPRSATFDGKQHLLSLPVVNSIDYVLRFLKKLCRSLHCENLFSDQPITQHSGGSYQSDAETSMAEDYHLDQSDGKRYSVDPGDSAFNSISSSYSPKSSYGFRSSQQFSNGSASMNMCRQSSTSPSTFPESNRTGYNGSSESQESKAPPNKDPATWSVEDVVWFIRDADPQALGPHADVFRKHEIDGNALLLLKSDMIMKYLGLKLGPALKLCYHIDKLKQTKF encoded by the exons ATGAGTGTACCTGCAGCGACGGCTCAGAAATCAGACAGCAACGGCAACAGTGAGATGCAATCGGCTGCAGTGGCTCCCTCTTTCATCCCCAGCCAGTCGGGGAAAATACCAggcaggaagagagggagaccTCCGCTCCGCAATGTCGCCAAGATGGATTTTCCCAACCGTTACCCTGAATCGCTCCCTCCGCTCAAAGTGCCAAAGAAAAGGGGGAGAAAGCCGGGCTTCAAG CTCAAACCCAGAATGGTGATGACTCCGTTAGCTATTtctccacccagcagcacccCTGAACCCGACATGAGCTCCATACCTCAGGACGCTGCCACCATCCCCCACTCCGCTACGCCCCAGGTGCTCACAG TCTGTATCTACATCAATAAGCAGGCCAACACCGGGCCCAATCTGGACCGGAAGAAGATCCAGCAGCTCCCGGACCACTTCGGACCCGACCGGCCCTCGGTGGTGCTCCAGCAGGCCGTCCAGGGCTGCATCGACAGCGCATTCCAGCAGAAAACCGTGTTCACGCTCCTCACGCAAGGCTACGGGGGAGAAAAAATTTCAGGTGTTGTACAAAGACCTCGCTCAG ccacaTTTGATGGGAAGCAGCATCTCCTGAGCCTCCCCGTGGTGAACAGCATCGACTATGTGCTCCGCTTTCTGAAGAAGCTCTGTCGCAGCTTGCACTGTGAAAACCTCTTCAGCGATCAGCCCATTACCCAGCACAGTGGTGGCTCCTATCAGTCAGATG cggAGACGTCGATGGCGGAGGACTACCACTTAGACCAGTCCGACGGGAAGCGCTACTCCGTGGACCCCGGCGATTCGGCCTTCAACTCCATCAGCTCGTCCTACTCGCCAAAGTCCTCGTACGGGTTCCGCTCGTCGCAGCAGTTCTCCAACGGCTCCGCCTCCATGAACATGTGCAGGCAGTCCTCCACCAGCCCCAGCACGTTCCCGGAGAGCAACCGGACAG GCTACAATGGATCTTCAGAGTCCCAGGAGTCGAAGGCCCCTCCCAACAAGGACCCGGCCACCTGGTCCGTGGAAGACGTGGTGTGGTTCATCCGAGACGCAGACCCGCAGGCGCTCGGTCCTCACGCAGACGTCTTCAGGAAACAT GAAATAGACGGAAACGCTTTGTTGCTCCTAAAGAGCGACATGATCATGAAGTACCTCGGACTGAAGCTTGGGCCGGCCTTGAAGCTTTGCTACCACATCGACAAACTAAAGCAGACCAAGTTCTGA